The Pochonia chlamydosporia 170 chromosome 1, whole genome shotgun sequence genome window below encodes:
- a CDS encoding tetratricopeptide repeat protein (similar to Metarhizium robertsii ARSEF 23 XP_007820122.1), giving the protein MAPSRPENKKESSPGSLLSDADTQFEVGNLDEAIALASKALESTGPGGDFELRAVNLLGTLFVESGDVEEGRGYFERAIKLDQDGMVDEKVGGGPDKFLFLAQLSEDGGQDSVQWFEKGASVLRNQIQNLTDLASKTPEQQATLDEKQQKLGGVLCAVAEVYMTDLSWEEDAEQRCEALVTEAMMIAPNSAETWQTVANVRISQERVGEAKQSLKRSLELWQDLPPAHPDIPAFPTRIGLARLLLETSMEEEALKVLERLVTDDDQSVEAWYLGGWCLYISGEKQRDAKGQQNGDASEEWKSTWSTARKWLAQCLKLYAMLDYEDDRLGEHAVELFQGINKELGEMPEGEEDDWDDSGDEGDDNDDDEEMQG; this is encoded by the coding sequence ATGGCTCCCAGTCGGCCAGAGAACAAAAAGGAGTCCAGTCCTGGCTCACTCCTCAGCGACGCAGACACCCAGTTCGAAGTCGGCAACCTCGACGAAGCCATTGCGCTCGCTTCCAAGGCGTTGGAGTCGACTGGCCCCGGAGGTGATTTCGAGCTCCGGGCGGTAAATTTGCTGGGTACCCTGTTCGTGGAGTCGGGcgacgttgaagaaggacgCGGCTACTTTGAGCGAGCCATCAAACTGGACCAAGATGGCATGGTGGACGAAAAAGTCGGCGGTGGACCGGACAAGTTTCTCTTCCTGGCACAGCTGAGCGAAGACGGTGGACAGGACAGCGTGCAATGGTTTGAAAAGGGAGCTTCGGTGCTGCGAAATCAGATCCAGAACCTGACTGACCTGGCGAGCAAAACACCCGAGCAGCAGGCCACCCTCGACGAAAAGCAACAAAAGCTGGGCGGCGTGCTGTGCGCCGTAGCAGAGGTATACATGACGGATCTGTCTTGGGAGGAGGACGCCGAGCAGCGGTGCGAGGCCCTGGTGACggaggccatgatgattgCGCCTAACTCTGCAGAGACGTGGCAGACGGTGGCCAATGTGCGCATCTCACAAGAGCGCGTGGGTGAGGCGAAGCAGTCACTCAAGAGGAGTCTCGAGTTATGGCAAGACTTGCCCCCCGCTCATCCTGATATCCCCGCGTTCCCAACGAGAATTGGTCTCGCtcgtctgctgctggagacCTCaatggaagaggaggcaCTCAAGGTGTTGGAGCGCCTGGTTACCGATGATGATCAGAGTGTGGAGGCGTGGTACCTGGGCGGGTGGTGTCTGTACATCTCGGGCGAGAAGCAGCGAGACGCAAAGGGTCAACAGAATGGCGACGCAAGCGAGGAGTGGAAGTCTACGTGGTCAACAGCGAGAAAGTGGCTGGCACAGTGCCTGAAGCTGTATGCCATGCTGGACTATGAGGATGACAGGCTAGGCGAGCATGCAGTCGAGTTGTTTCAGGGGATTAACAAGGAACTGGGTGAGATGCCCgagggtgaggaggatgactGGGATGATTCAGGGGATGAgggtgatgacaatgacgatgatgaggagatgcAGGGGTGA
- a CDS encoding Zn(2)-C6 fungal-type DNA-binding domain-containing protein (similar to Metarhizium robertsii ARSEF 23 XP_007820127.1) codes for MSIRRQSCDTCFASRRKCDLTYPICTRCERNSKPCHYKYPPQIPKDSITTDITTIVTVSKSTGQLKRKFSHLDPSSPSQLSYDSSLILTPRWLGHLGKLAPITASKTWNWVFDQIRHCPQVFAERAETIFIHKSLHTNYQLPQPLRAAFGICTGTLSPKESNRQLVFHVLDSEVVSLLTSSLTLSLQEELYKLQAIVLYQIIRLFYGQIKERMLAERQEYLVRSYALKLLQLSNTELRDAPRTWEKWILAESIRRTVYIAFKLYTSYSMSRYGLCSEIQAMNMLPISTNSGLWYSNEREGRQVPVRDDVMTYKDFAEFYGRTPRRIVEPFERLIIVGCKRRIEQVDGIVCPRSRVEEIV; via the coding sequence ATGTCCATCCGGCGACAATCGTGCGACACCTGCTTTGCCTCACGCCGAAAATGCGACCTCACCTATCCAATCTGCACACGATGTGAGCGCAACAGCAAACCCTGTCACTACAAGTATCCGCCTCAAATACCCAAggactccatcaccaccgacaTTACGACCATTGTGACCGTGTCCAAATCCACCGGACAACTGAAGCGAAAATTCAGCCACCTGGAcccgtcatcgccatcacaATTATCTTACGACTCCTCCCTCATCCTTACGCCAAGATGGCTCGGCCACCTAGGCAAACTCGCACCCATCACGGCCTCAAAAACATGGAACTGGGTATTCGACCAGATTCGCCACTGTCCACAAGTATTCGCAGAACGCGCCGAAACAATCTTCATCCACAAGAGCCTTCACACCAACTACCAGCTCCCGCAGCCTCTCCGCGCAGCATTCGGCATCTGCACGGGCACCCTATCCCCCAAGGAATCCAACCGCCAGCTCGTCTTCCACGTGCTCGACTCTGAAGTCGTCTCCCTGCTCACATCATCCTTGACACTCTCCCTCCAGGAAGAGCTCTACAAACTACAAGCCATTGTGCTCTACCAAATTATCCGACTGTTCTACGGCCAAATCAAAGAGCGCATGCTTGCCGAACGCCAGGAATACCTTGTGCGCTCATACGCCCTCAAGTTACTACAGCTGTCGAATACAGAATTGCGCGACGCGCCTCGCACGTGGGAGAAGTGGATTCTCGCAGAGAGCATCCGCCGCACAGTCTACATTGCGTTTAAGCTGTATACCTCGTACTCCATGTCGAGGTATGGGCTGTGCTCGGAGATTCAGGCCATGAACATGCTGCCCATATCGACAAACTCGGGGCTGTGGTACTCGAATGAGCGGGAGGGGCGTCAGGTTCCCGTGCGAGATGATGTGATGACGTACAAGGACTTTGCGGAGTTTTATGGCAGGACGCCGAGGAGGATAGTTGAGCCGTTTGAGAGACTTATTATTGTGGGGTGTAAGAGGCGGATAGAGCAGGTTGATGGGATTGTCTGTCCGAGGAGTAGGGTGGAAGAGATTGTTTAA
- a CDS encoding RWD domain-containing protein (Gir2) (similar to Metarhizium acridum CQMa 102 XP_007811635.1), which produces MGQLSETEFQVTITLDILDEEDQEAPSFLLQVRYPDEYPDVAPHLDLLGAQNTPSHEHFSISDDRDQLLAGIQETIQENLGMAMVFTIVSALKEAAEQLIQDRKDSAAKVHEEALLAAEREENKKFHGTQVTPETFLKWREGFLKEMEEKERQEEEERLAELKRAKVKEPVKLTGKQLWQRGLAGNGEEEGEEDDGVPTEGVEKLSVEAA; this is translated from the exons ATGGGTC AACTCTCTGAGACGGAATTTCAAGTAACAATTACGCTCGACATtctcgacgaagaagatcaagaagcGCCGTCATTCCTCCTCCAAGTTCGCTATCCAGACGAGTACCCCGATGTCGCGCCGCATCTTGATCTCCTCGGAGCGCAGAATACTCCATCCCATGAACACTTTAGCATTAGCGATGACCGCGACCAACTACTCGCCGGCATCCAGGAGACGATACAGGAAAACCTCGGCATGGCCATGGTATTCACCATCGTCTCTGCCCTAAAGGAAGCCGCGGAGCAGCTCATCCAAGATCGCAAGGACTCGGCCGCCAAGGTTCATGAGGAAGCCCTGCTTGCCGCAGAGCGcgaagagaacaagaaattCCACGGCACACAAGTCACACCGGAGACGTTCCTCAAGTGGCGTGAGGGCTTCCTAAAAGAGatggaagagaaggaaagacaagaagaggaggagcgATTGGCTGAATTGAAAAgggccaaggtcaaggaacCGGTCAAGCTCACCGGCAAGCAGCTGTGGCAGAGGGGTCTGGCTGGaaatggcgaggaggagggcgaggaggacgacgGGGTGCCGACAGAGGGTGTGGAAAAGTTGTCAGTGGAGGCCGCTTGA
- a CDS encoding N-acetylglucosamine-phosphate mutase (similar to Coccidioides immitis RS XP_001244088.1), producing MDDKILQASAKYPIVAGHAYKYGTAGFRMKADLLTGVSFRVGLLAGLRSRKLNGQAIGVMITASHNPAPDNGVKIVDPMGEMLEQEWEAYATRLVNCPTDQELLDTYKALAAQLKIDINTPGRVVYGRDTRPSGHSLVSALAAALEATGTEYTDYKILTTPQLHYLTRCVNTEGTPKAYGETSEAGYYKKFSDAFVRALRGKKVQGQLTVDCANGVGGPKFSEMLKVIPKDVTGFDVKVVNDDVLRPEVLNLDCGADYVKTKQRAPQNPKPVPGARCCSFDGDADRLIYYWVDPDTGFFMLDGDRISSLCASFIGDLIRSAGLEDELRIGVVQTAYANGASTNYIEKHLQLPVVFTPTGVKHLHHAACQFDVGVYFEANGHGTVVFSQEAMRTFKEKEPQSPAQKDALDTLAAVGDLINQTVGDAISDMLIVEVVLAHKGWTLKDWAMTYTDLPNRLVRVEVGNKDLFQATDAERRLSHPPGAQDEIDQVVQKYTSARSFARASGTENACRVYAEAATRSEADELANKVAQIVKQFGS from the exons atggatgaCAAGATACTCCAAGCGTCGGCAAAATATCCCATTGTTGCCGGTCACGCCTACAAGTATGGCACGGCCGGCTTCCGAATGAAGGCTGACTTGCTGACCGGCGTTTCATTCCGTGTTGGTCTGCTCGCCGGCCTGCGAAGCCGCAAACTCAACGGTCAAGCCATCGGTGTCATGATCACCGCCAGTCATAACCCAGCGCccgacaatggcgtcaaGATTGTCGACCCCATGGGCGAAATGCTCGAGCAGGAGTGGGAGGCGTACGCTACCCGCCTGGTCAACTGCCCTACCGACCAGGAGCTGCTGGACACTTACAAGGCCCTCGCCGCCCAGCTCAAgatcgacatcaacacccccGGCAGGGTCGTCTACGGCCGGGATACTCGCCCTTCGGGCCACAGCCTGGTATCTGCCCTGGCTGCGGCTCTGGAGGCCACAGGAACCGAATACACCGACTACAAGATCTTGACCACGCCCCAGCTGCACTACTTGACCCGCTGCGTCAACACCGAAGGCACCCCCAAGGCCTATGGCGAAACCAGCGAGGCTGGATACTACAAGAAGTTTTCCGATGCCTTTGTTCGTGCCCTGCGGGGCAAAAAGGTCCAGGGCCAACTCACCGTCGATTGTGCCAATGGCGTTGGCGGGCCCAAATTTTCCGAGATGCTCAAGGTCATTCCCAAGGACGTGACGGgctttgatgtcaaggttgtcaaTGACGACGTCCTCCGGCCCGAGGTTCTCAATCTCGAC TGCGGCGCCGACTACGTCAAGACCAAGCAGAGGGCTCCCCAAAACCCCAAGCCAGTCCCCGGAGCCCGCTGCTGCTCctttgatggcgatgccgaTCGTCTGATTTACTACTGGGTCGACCCGGACACGGGTTTCTTCATGCTCGACGGCGACCGCATCTCTTCCCTCTGCGCCTCCTTCATCGGCGACCTCATCCGGTCCGCTGGCCTCGAGGACGAGCTGCGAATCGGCGTCGTCCAGACTGCCTATGCCAACggagccagcaccaactACATTGAGAAGCACCTCCAGCTGCCCGTCGTCTTCACGCCCACCGGGGTCAAGCACTTACACCACGCTGCATGCCAGTTTGACGTGGGCGTCTACTTTGAAGCCAATGGCCACGGAACCGTCGTCTTCTCACAAGAGGCCATGCGCACCTTCAAAGAGAAGGAGCCCCAGTCTCCCGCCCAAAAGGATGCCCTGGATACCCTCGCTGCCGTCGGCGACTTGATCAACCAAACCGTGGGAGACGCCATCTCCGACATGCTCATTGTCGAAGTTGTCCTGGCACACAAGGGCTGGACCCTCAAGGACTGGGCCATGACGTATACTGACCTGCCCAACCGCCTGGTGCGCGTAGAGGTTGGCAACAAGGATCTATTCCAGGCGACGGATGCCGAGCGACGTCTGAGCCACCCGCCTGGCGCCCAAGACGAGATTGACCAGGTTGTGCAAAAATACACGTCGGCCCGTTCGTTTGCTCGTGCCAGCGGCACCGAAAACGCATGCCGAGTGTACGCAGAGGCCGCCACTCGCTCCGAGGCGGATGAGCTGGCAAACAAGGTTGCCCAGATTGTCAAGCAGTTTGGATCTTAG
- a CDS encoding DNA repair protein Mus81 (similar to Neosartorya fischeri NRRL 181 XP_001263188.1) encodes MEECSNPQLLSWVKEWLDTARERNSKGFTTYRNAYESLRACPLVFQHPAELQQLKGFGPKLCERLTDKLKKHCQDNNLPMPEHPQARKAAERAQREEEAAVEGGPAPKKRKTRQPKAYVPAFRSGGYALLIALSTQPDDVFSGMTKADLIETAQPHCDASFTAPTDPTKFYTAWNSMKTLVQKELVYERGRPLRRYALTDEGWEVIRRIKETREWRADNESAIVGDHTTSAQPAIRPPSPEVEIIQEDNDNSTNPVDNKLPSFSRIKLHPGSFSVKLLLDVREVRAKTDRDYMQDELAKLDAAPLMRSLEVGDAQWVAKCHDPTLLQRLGAEGDEIVLDWIVERKRLDDLIGSIKDGRFHEQKFRLKRSGVQNVIYIIEDITMDSQTYQRYEEAVHSAIASTQVVNGYFVKRTAMMDETVKYLARLTAMLKRRYEKQTLHVIPSRVITAQNYAPLMQHLRETQPSVGHYITYQTFSSLASKSEMMTLRDVFLKMLMTTRGLTGERALEIQKRWRTPYDLVKAFEACGPGEVGKKRKHELVSSQLNHLVGRKKISKALSQKIAEVWGDA; translated from the coding sequence ATGGAAGAGTGTTCCAATCCCCAACTCCTCTCCTGGGTAAAGGAGTGGCTCGACACGGCTCGTGAGCGCAACTCCAAAGGCTTCACCACCTATCGAAACGCCTATGAATCCCTCAGAGCGTGTCCTCTTGTCTTTCAGCACCCTGCCGAGCTGCAACAACTCAAGGGTTTTGGCCCGAAGCTGTGCGAGAGACTTACcgacaagctcaagaagcaTTGCCAGGACAATAACCTTCCCATGCCCGAGCACCCTCAAGCGAGGAAAGCAGCCGAGAGAGCGCAACGAGAGGAGGAAGCGGCTGTAGAAGGAGGTCCAGCCCCTAAGAAACGCAAGACTCGACAGCCCAAAGCCTACGTCCCAGCTTTTCGCTCTGGTGGCTATGCGCTCCTGATTGCTCTCTCAACTCAGCCGGACGACGTCTTCTCGGGCATGACGAAAGCCGACCTGATTGAAACTGCACAGCCGCATTGCGACGCTTCCTTTACGGCACCCACAGACCCGACCAAGTTTTACACGGCGTGGAACTCGATGAAGACGTTGGTGCAAAAGGAACTCGTCTATGAGAGGGGACGGCCCCTGCGGCGATATGCACTGACCGATGAAGGATGGGAGGTGATCAGGCGGATCAAGGAGACTCGAGAATGGCGGGCGGACAATGAAAGTGCGATTGTAGGGGACCATACCACCTCTGCGCAACCAGCTATTCGCCCTCCGTCTCCCGAGGTTGAAATCATTCAAGAGGACAATGACAACAGTACTAACCCGGTAGACAACAAGTTGCCATCGTTTAGCCGCATCAAACTACACCCGGGGTCGTTCTCGGTGAAGCTCCTCTTGGACGTGCGCGAGGTTCGAGCCAAAACCGACCGCGATTACATGCAAgacgagcttgccaagctcgACGCTGCCCCATTGATGCGAAGCCTGGAAGTGGGCGACGCTCAGTGGGTTGCCAAGTGCCATGATCCCACACTCTTGCAGAGACTCGGCGCGGAGGGCGACGAGATTGTGCTAGACTGGATCGTGGAGCGGAAGCGCCTCGACGACTTGATTGGGAGCATCAAGGACGGCCGCTTCCACGAGCAAAAATTTCGTCTCAAGCGCTCCGGTGTTCAGAATGTCATTTACATCATTGAGGACATCACAATGGACTCGCAGACGTATCAGAGATACGAGGAGGCCGTTCACTCTGCCATTGCGTCCACCCAGGTCGTCAATGGATACTTTGTGAAGCGGACCGCCATGATGGACGAGACGGTCAAGTACCTGGCACGCCTAACCGCCATGCTGAAGCGCAGGTATGAGAAGCAGACGTTGCATGTCATTCCATCGAGGGTGATTACTGCACAAAACTATGCACCTTTGATGCAACACCTGCGGGAGACGCAGCCTTCCGTCGGACATTACATCACATACCAGACGTTTTCCTCCTTGGCGTCCAAGTCGGAAATGATGACGTTACGGGATGTATTTTTGAAAATGTTAATGACAACCAGAGGCTTGACTGGCGAGCGAGCCCTGGAAATTCAAAAGCGCTGGCGCACACCGTACGACTTGGTAAAGGCATTTGAGGCCTGTGGTCCTGGAGAGGTGGGGAAGAAACGGAAGCACGAGCTCGTGTCGAGCCAGCTGAATCATTTGGTGGGCAGAAAGAAGATTAGTAAGGCACTGAGTCAAAAGATTGCTGAGGTTTGGGGCGATGCCTAG
- a CDS encoding riboflavin synthase alpha chain (similar to Metarhizium acridum CQMa 102 XP_007811637.1): MFTGIVEEIGVVSHLDNNDSTGGTTMTFTIPPSSPLLKDCHEGDSIAVNGCCLTVTSFTDDSFKVGVAPETLRITNLGTLVENSRVNLERAVRADTRMGGHFVQGHVDTTAEILSVTPDGNALTFRFQPKNREMLRYIIFKGFIAIDGTSLTVTSVNDTEAWWEIMLISYSQERVVLAQKKQGDTVNIEVDMMAKYAEKSLAGILGASSGDAPIPLLEKMVQRIVQKQ; this comes from the exons ATGTTTACCGGAATCGTCGAGGAGATTGGAG TCGTCTCCCACCTCGACAACAATGACTCAACCGGCGGAACCACCATGACATTCACCATCCCTCCCTCATCCCCCCTCCTCAAAGACTGCCATGAAGGTGACTCCATCGCCGTCAATGGGTGTTGTCTGACCGTCACATCTTTTACAGATGACTCCTTCAAAGTCGGTGTGGCCCCAGAAACCCTCAGAATCACGAATCTCGGAACACTGGTTGAAAATAGCCGCGTCAACTTGGAGCGAGCCGTCCGAGCTGACACACGAATGGGCGGCCACTTTGTCCAGGGCCACGTTGACACCACGGCAGAGATTTTGTCTGTAACCCCGGACGGCAATGCCCTGACGTTTCGATTCCAACCCAAAAATCGCGAAATGTTGAGATACATCATTTTCAAGGGTTTCATCGCCATTGATGGCACGAGCTTGACAGTGACGAGCGTGAATGATACCGAGGCATGGTGGGAGATTATGCTGATTTCCTACTCGCAAGAACGGGTAGTTCTGGCGCAAAAGAAGCAGGGGGACACTGTTAACATTGAGGTGGACATGATGGCCAAATATGCGGAAAAGTCGCTGGCCGGTATCCTCGGAGCGAGCAGCGGCGACGCCCCAATCCCcttgctggagaagatggtACAGCGAATTGTTCAGAAGCAGTAA
- a CDS encoding amidase (similar to Metarhizium robertsii ARSEF 23 XP_007820126.2), which translates to MAARDPCPKGSQFYACDSNKFRGCCSSDPCSLPNCPRGVPERDENDLPQAGASTNVSSKADAAKTDVLDPDDSKSTTKTTSAPTETKTDSGITHTIPNSSIVTITKHTVIFSEAPSPSTASLSESNTVPAPATTCSGCDTSTQTVDPEDTEGGARIAPGAIAGFATGGVVILALVAYVWIMVRRRKRAGANSDMTGDEDAAEGSRVNGYEKVTPHTTGTEESADLFAPFGGRADQLYEPYPPQSGTFEMDGSSLAPVELPAISISEAPDNTIPPTRHTSPTSSAVIDPRATLASGPGQQKPQYVNQWNQYKAMAEDKEQTKE; encoded by the exons ATGGCGGCCAGagatccatgtccaaaggGATCGCAGTTTTACGCCTGTGACAGCAACAAATTTAGGGGCTGTTGCTCATCAGATCCGTGCTCGCTGCCCAACTGTCCCCGTGGAGTGCCAGAACGAGATGAGAACGACTTACCGCAGGCTGGAGCATCTACAAATGTTTCCTCCAAAGCAGATGCTGCAAAGACTGACGTCCTCGACCCCGATGACTCCAAATCgaccaccaagaccaccTCAGCACCGACCGAGACGAAGACTGATTCTGGCATCACACACACCATTCCAAACTCGTCTATTGTTACCATAACAAAGCACACCGTCATCTTTTCAGAGGCCCCTTCGCCATCCACAGCCTCCCTCTCGGAGTCCAACACAGTGCCAGCTCCGGCAACGACCTGCTCAGGATGCGACACGTCAACTCAAACGGTGGATCCCGAAGACACAGAGGGTGGCGCAAGAATTGCACCTGGTGCTATTGCTGGATTTGCGACTGGCGGTGTCGTGATTCTGGCTCTCGTAGCGTATGTCTGGATAATGGTTCGGCGACGGAAGAGAGCGGGCGCAAATTCAGACAtgactggtgatgaggacgcAGCCGAAGGCTCTCGAGTCAATGGGTATGAAAAGGTGACGCCTCATACTACAGGCACGGAAGAAAGTGCAGACCTGTTTGCGCCGTTTGGAG GGCGGGCTGATCAACTTTACGAGCCATATCCGCCACAGAGCGGGACGTTTGAAATGGACGGCTCAAGCCTGGCACCCGTGGAATTGCCAGCTATAAGCATCTCTGAAGCTCCTGATAACACGATACCACCAACAAGGCATACAAGCCCAACTTCATCGGCTGTGATTGATCCCAGGGCCACACTTGCATCGGGCCCTGGACAGCAGAAGCCACAATATGTGAATCAGTGGAATCAATACAAAGCCATGGCAGAGGATAAGGAACAGACCAAGGAATGA
- a CDS encoding CPL (NUC119) domain-containing protein, whose amino-acid sequence MAAKPVAAGNKRKATPSSKGRSDSKKARVEDAKAQAKAQASSDDSSDSDSEDGGVELNAGDEQKPFKKTDAGANGNAFDRTGLTSRESHAKQKQLAQERKAAKPLADEVQRTKKIWERLRRKSHVPKEERQTLVEELFGIITGRCRDFVLKHDAVRAVQTAIKYATPDQRKQIARELEGSYAQLAESKYAKFLIGKLLVHNDDEIRDLVIPNFYGKVRKLINHPEAAWILDDIYRTVATKEHKAILLREWYGPQFSIKELTKDTKPTADLKEILAAEPSKRGPIRKTLLDMVNSLVQKRMTGFTMLHDAMLQYFLTTQPGSEEFSEFAEMVKGDESGDLLKNMAFTKSGARLSCMLLAYGSAKDRKQYLKVYKDTLVLMSGDQYAHLVILTAYDVIDDTKLTAKSIFPELIGENEDEQAQNIVGTANNPNARTTFLYLFEGLSKSLFPASHSFDIEVLKEVHEIRKTTSKKDEDIRQQELIAALSPQLLSVMEKVASDLTSTAFGCQFITDALLSGTGDKTKVLEAIAQSAAGDPKEASSEEDGINAVPHISATPFGGRMLKSLIQGGRFDKAAGKIIPADPPLNFADTLYPVIKDYVIDWATGPSSFVVVGLMESSDFGNTDELKKTLKKNKKVLEKAASEMTPEQKAAREAQEEKADKGSKKGKKRSDGPVGNAGSKLLLEKL is encoded by the exons ATGGCTGCCAAACCTGTTGCCGCaggaaacaaaagaaagGCCACGCCCAGTAGCAAAGGCAGGTCTGATTCCAAAAAGGCTCGAGTGGAAGACGCCAAGGCTCAAGCGAAAGCTCAAGCGTCTAGCGACGATTCGTCCGATTCCGACTCTGAAGATGGAGGCGTCGAGTTGAACGCTGGGGATGAGCAAAAGCCGTTTAAAAAGACTGATGCAggtgccaatggcaacgCATTTGATCGCA CCGGCCTCACGTCACGAGAGTCCCacgcaaagcaaaagcaatTGGCGCAGGAACGAAAAGCGGCAAAGCCCCTTGCCGACGAAGTGCAGCGCACCAAGAAGATTTGGGAACGGCTGAGGAGAAAGTCCCACGTCCCCAAGGAGGAGCGACAAACgctggtggaggagctgtTTGGCATCATTACCGGCCGCTGCAGAGACTTTGTCCTCAAGCACGACGCCGTTCGTGCCGTGCAGACCGCTATCAAGTATGCCACACCGGACCAGAGAAAACAAATTGCGAGAGAACTCGAGGGAAGCTATGCTCAGCTTGCCGAAAGCAAGTATGCCAAGTTTTTAATTGGCAAGTTGCTGGTTCACAACGACGACGAAATCCGTGATCTCGTCATTCCCAACTTTTACGGCAAGGTTCGAAAACTCATCAATCATCCCGAAGCCGCGTGGATTCTCGACGATATCTACCGCACCGTTGCCACAAAGGAGCACAAGGCCATTTTGCTGCGGGAATGGTACGGGCCACAATTCAGCATCAAGGAACTGACCAAGGATACCAAGCCCACCGCGGATCTGAAGGAGATTCTCGCGGCGGAGCCCAGCAAGCGCGGGCCCATCAGAAAGACTCTGTTGGATATGGTCAACTCGCTTGTCCAGAAGCGCATGACTGGCTTCACCATGCTCCACGACGCCATGCTGCAGTACTTTCTCACGACGCAGCCGGGAAGTGAAGAGTTTAGCGAGTTTGCCGAAATGGTCAAGGGAGATGAGTCTGGAGATTTGCTCAAAAACATGGCCTTTACCAAGTCTGGCGCGCGGCTCTCGTGTATGCTGCTAGCCTACGGCTCCGCCAAGGACAGGAAGCAATATCTCAAGGTGTACAAGGACACGCTGGTTCTCATGTCTGGCGACCAATATGCCCACCTGGTCATCTTGACAGCTTACGACGTCATTGACGACACCAAACTCACAGCCAAGTCAATATTCCCAGAGTTGATTGGCGAAAACGAGGACGAGCAAGCGCAAAATATTGTCGGAACcgccaacaaccccaacgccagaACAACTTTTCTCTACTTGTTTGAAGGCCTTTCAAAATCTTTGTTCCCTGCCAGCCACTCATTTGACATTGAAGTCTTGAAAGAGGTGCACGAGATTCGCAAGACAACTAGCAAAAAGGACGAGGATATCCGACAGCAAGAGCTCATTGCCGCTCTCTCACCACAGCTACTCTCCGTCATGGAAAAAGTCGCCTCCGATTTGACATCCACCGCCTTTGGATGCCAGTTCATCACCGACGCTCTTCTGTCGGGTACTGGTGACAAGACCAAAGTCCTCGAAGCCATTGCCCAGTCGGCGGCGGGCGATCCCAAGGAAGCGTCTagtgaagaagacggcaTCAATGCTGTTCCTCACATTTCAGCCACGCCTTTTGGTGGCCGCATGCTCAAGTCTCTGATCCAAGGGGGTAGATTCGACAAGGCAGCTGGCAAGATCATCCCCGCCGACCCTCCACTCAACTTTGCCGATACTCTGTACCCAGTTATCAAGGACTACGTTATCGACTGGGCCACAGGACCGAGCTCCTTTGTTGTAGTTGGTCTCATGGAGTCGAGTGATTTTGGCAATACTGATgaattgaagaagacgctcaagaagaacaaaaaggtGTTGGAAAAGGCTGCTTCGGAGATGACACCGGAGCAAAAGGCCGCCAGGGAGGCTCAAGAGGAGAAGGCGGACAAGGGTAGTAAGAAGGGTAAGAAGAGATCGGACGGGCCAGTTGGTAATGCTGGCAGCAAACTattgttggagaagctgtgA